A stretch of Lathyrus oleraceus cultivar Zhongwan6 chromosome 6, CAAS_Psat_ZW6_1.0, whole genome shotgun sequence DNA encodes these proteins:
- the LOC127098197 gene encoding malate dehydrogenase, cytoplasmic: MLCSRGNTNSTRINAHSTDKQPYSLTHIFLSKTKSVLSLRFILLSSISIPFISSKMAKDPVRVLVTGAAGQIGYALVPMIARGVMLGPDQPVILHMLDIPPAAESLNGVKMELVDAAFPLLKGVVATTDVVEACTGVNIAVMVGGFPRKEGMERKDVMSKNVSIYKSQASALEKHAAANCKVLVVANPANTNALILKEFAPSIPEKNITALTRLDHNRALGQISERLNIQVSDVKNVIIWGNHSSTQYPDVNHATVNTSAGEKPVRELVSDDSWLNGEFISTVQQRGAAIIKARKLSSALSAASSACDHIRNWVLGTPEGTYVSMGVYSDGSYNVPAGLIYSFPVTCANGEWKIVQGLSIDEFSRKKLDLTAEELSEEKNLAYSCLS; encoded by the exons ATGTTGTGCTCACGTGGCAACACTAACTCCACACGAATAAATGCACACTCCACGGACAAACAACCTTACTCACTCACTCACATTTTTCTCTCAAAAACAAAATCTGTTCTTTCTCTCCGCTTCATTCTTCTCTCTTCGATTTCAATTCCTTTCATTTCTTCAAAAATGGCCAAAGATCCAGTTCGTGTTCTCGTCACTGGTGCCGCAG GACAAATTGGTTATGCTCTTGTCCCTATGATTGCTAGGGGAGTGATGTTGGGTCCAGATCAACCTGTGATCCTTCACATGCTTGATATTCCTCCTGCAGCTGAGTCATTGAATGGAGTTAAGATGGAGTTGGTGGATGCCGCATTTCCTCTTCTCAAAG GTGTTGTTGCTACAACTGATGTTGTCGAGGCATGCACTGGAGTCAATATTGCAGTCATGGTTGGTGGATTCCCAAGAAAAGAAGGCATGGAAAGGAAGGATGTGATGTCTAAGAATGTCTCTATCTACAAGTCCCAGGCTTCTGCCCTTGAAAAGCATGCTGCTGCCAACTGCAAG GTTCTGGTTGTTGCTAACCCAGCAAACACCAATGCATTGATCTTGAAGGAATTTGCTCCATCTATTCCCGAGAAAAACATTACTGCTTTGACTAGACTTGATCACAATAGGGCATTGGGCCAAATTTCCGAAAGATTGAACATTCAAGTTTCTGATGTTAAGAATGTCATTATCTGGGGTAATCATTCATCAACGCAGTATCCTGATGTCAACCATGCAACTGTTAACACCTCCGCCGGGGAGAAGCCTGTCCGTGAACTTGTTTCCGACGATTCATG GTTGAATGGAGAATTCATATCTACGGTTCAACAACGTGGTGCTGCAATTATAAAGGCTAGAAAGCTTTCAAGCGCACTATCTGCTGCTAGTTCTGCTTGTGACCACATTCGCAATTGGGTTCTTGGAACTCCCGAG GGCACCTATGTTTCAATGGGAGTGTATTCTGATGGTTCTTACAATGTACCCGCCGGACTTATCTATTCATTCCCTGTCACTTGTGCCAATGGAGAATGGAAAATTGTTCAAG GACTTTCAATTGACGAGTTCTCAAGGAAGAAGCTGGACTTGACAGCCGAAGAGCTTTCCGAGGAAAAGAATTTGGCTTACTCTTGCCTCTCTTAG